One Picrophilus oshimae DSM 9789 genomic region harbors:
- the lipA gene encoding lipoyl synthase, whose translation MNAGPINYKVKLPSGERYTFIKSTLSARNLYTVCEEAHCPNIAECWESGTATFMIMGSNCSRGCRFCAVTHGRMLPLDPMEPEKVYESVKMMNLDYVVITSVDRDDLPDKGSSHFAAVIRRLKDLKIKIEVLIPDFSGVHKFIDKIIDERPDVIAHNIETVRRLTKTVRDPRAGYDQSLNVLRYVKSRSNIITKSSIMLGLGETDDEVIETLHDLHDAGVDIVTIGQYLRPTKKQLEVKEYSPMERFKNLEESAYSIGFSFVASGPLVRTSYRAAEAFVKGGFKND comes from the coding sequence ATGAATGCAGGTCCAATAAACTACAAGGTTAAACTGCCCTCCGGGGAAAGGTATACTTTTATCAAGAGTACATTATCGGCAAGAAACCTTTACACTGTCTGCGAGGAGGCGCACTGCCCAAACATAGCCGAATGCTGGGAAAGCGGTACTGCAACCTTTATGATAATGGGTTCAAACTGCTCCAGGGGATGCAGGTTCTGTGCCGTCACCCATGGAAGGATGCTGCCCCTGGATCCAATGGAGCCTGAGAAGGTTTACGAGTCAGTAAAAATGATGAATCTTGATTATGTTGTTATTACATCGGTAGATCGTGATGATCTTCCGGATAAGGGTTCATCACACTTCGCAGCGGTAATAAGAAGGTTAAAAGACCTTAAAATAAAAATAGAGGTTTTGATCCCGGACTTCAGCGGCGTTCATAAATTTATTGACAAAATTATAGATGAAAGACCTGATGTGATAGCACATAACATTGAAACGGTTCGCAGGCTTACAAAAACTGTCAGGGATCCAAGGGCCGGATATGATCAGAGTCTTAACGTTCTAAGGTATGTGAAGTCCAGGTCAAACATCATAACAAAATCGTCTATAATGCTTGGCCTTGGAGAGACCGATGATGAGGTTATCGAAACACTGCACGACCTGCATGATGCTGGTGTTGACATTGTAACGATTGGACAATACCTCAGACCAACAAAGAAGCAGCTTGAGGTTAAGGAGTATTCCCCAATGGAAAGATTTAAAAATCTTGAGGAGTCCGCCTATAGCATAGGTTTTTCCTTTGTGGCCTCGGGTCCGCTTGTAAGGACATCTTACAGGGCGGCTGAGGCTTTTGTCAAGGGGGGTTTTAAAAATGATTGA
- a CDS encoding thiamine pyrophosphate-dependent dehydrogenase E1 component subunit alpha, protein MIEEDISKEDIISAYRNMVLERFLDKKLLGINRQGFLPFYIPNIGHEALHAAIGMAIRDDDFFYPYYRDLGSDIARVGLDFVLAQMFSTEMDNELGRDMPLHISNKAKKVGPVITTVGGHLMAATGVAYSYKYQKKPGIVITTFGDGATSTPDFHVSMNFAAVYSLPVLFICENNQWAISYPVEEQTKVEISKKAEAYGFTGIKIDGNNFIEAYHAIRNAIKDVEKNKMPLLIDAVTYRMGPHTTADDPNKYRKTIINEGDPLDPLSIIEDDIKKMKILNDEEISNIKNEINNMVSKEVERYEKMNKPGKETLFKNIYENEPWYITEERGEIE, encoded by the coding sequence ATGATTGAAGAAGATATTAGTAAAGAGGATATTATTAGTGCATACAGAAACATGGTTTTGGAAAGGTTTCTTGATAAAAAACTGCTTGGAATAAACAGACAGGGATTTTTGCCATTTTATATACCAAACATTGGACATGAGGCTTTGCATGCCGCGATAGGCATGGCCATAAGGGATGATGATTTCTTCTATCCATATTACAGGGACCTTGGATCGGACATAGCCAGGGTTGGACTTGATTTTGTGCTTGCCCAGATGTTCTCAACTGAAATGGACAACGAGCTTGGGCGTGATATGCCGTTGCATATATCAAATAAGGCCAAAAAGGTTGGCCCGGTTATAACCACCGTCGGCGGGCATCTTATGGCTGCAACCGGTGTTGCATACTCATACAAATATCAGAAAAAGCCGGGCATAGTTATTACAACGTTTGGTGATGGTGCAACATCAACGCCGGATTTCCATGTTTCAATGAATTTCGCAGCGGTTTATTCGCTTCCGGTACTTTTTATATGTGAGAACAACCAGTGGGCGATATCATATCCTGTTGAGGAGCAAACAAAGGTTGAGATATCAAAAAAGGCAGAGGCCTATGGTTTTACAGGCATAAAGATCGATGGCAATAACTTCATAGAGGCATATCACGCAATAAGAAATGCCATTAAAGATGTTGAAAAAAATAAAATGCCATTGTTAATAGATGCTGTAACATACAGAATGGGGCCGCATACAACGGCGGATGATCCAAATAAATACAGAAAAACCATAATAAATGAGGGTGATCCCCTTGATCCGCTGTCCATCATTGAGGATGATATAAAAAAGATGAAGATACTCAACGATGAGGAGATATCAAATATAAAAAACGAGATAAATAACATGGTATCAAAGGAGGTTGAAAGATACGAGAAGATGAACAAGCCTGGAAAGGAAACGCTGTTTAAAAACATCTATGAAAACGAGCCATGGTATATAACAGAGGAAAGGGGTGAGATAGAATGA
- the folP gene encoding dihydropteroate synthase gives MTFYTDPDDDRYILFYHINGEPLIRNKKIVPERLEKNVENVSMIIENYDFLSPFKDIIIKNIFGKRETKIMGILNATPDSFFPGSRVGSDDKIYEMLEEKPDIIDIGGESTRPGSSEVDPETEIKRLEGVLNILKSYNIKISIDSRHYRVIEALLKRYDIDYINDISGFIDKRMIKIASEYKKKCIVMHMRGEPQNMNKFTDYDDIFFEINAFFFDRIKNMINSGIEPENIIIDPGIGFSKNYEQNIKLIKSPWSFAFGFKTLYGTSRKRFIGKITGNDVNKRLGGTIATSIYLAMNNVDILRVHDVSENRSAIELYKMLVT, from the coding sequence GCCATTAATAAGAAATAAAAAAATAGTTCCGGAGAGGCTGGAAAAAAACGTTGAAAATGTATCAATGATAATAGAAAATTACGATTTTCTATCGCCCTTTAAGGATATTATAATAAAAAACATTTTTGGTAAAAGGGAAACAAAGATCATGGGAATATTAAATGCAACACCGGACTCATTCTTCCCGGGATCAAGGGTAGGCAGTGATGATAAAATATATGAGATGCTTGAAGAAAAGCCGGATATTATAGATATAGGTGGTGAAAGCACCAGACCCGGCAGCTCAGAGGTTGACCCGGAAACAGAGATAAAAAGACTCGAAGGTGTTCTAAACATATTGAAATCATATAATATAAAGATTTCTATAGATTCAAGGCATTACAGGGTCATAGAAGCACTATTAAAAAGATATGACATAGATTACATAAACGATATTTCCGGCTTTATCGATAAAAGAATGATAAAGATAGCCTCTGAGTATAAAAAAAAGTGCATAGTTATGCACATGCGTGGTGAGCCACAGAACATGAACAAATTCACAGATTATGATGATATATTCTTTGAGATAAATGCCTTTTTCTTTGATAGAATAAAAAACATGATAAATTCTGGAATAGAGCCTGAAAATATAATAATTGACCCCGGAATTGGCTTTTCAAAGAATTATGAGCAAAATATAAAACTGATTAAAAGCCCGTGGTCATTTGCCTTTGGCTTTAAAACCCTGTATGGTACATCTAGAAAGAGATTCATAGGTAAAATAACCGGAAACGACGTTAATAAAAGACTTGGCGGCACCATTGCAACATCAATATACCTTGCAATGAACAATGTGGACATATTAAGGGTTCATGATGTTTCAGAGAACAGGTCTGCAATAGAATTATATAAAATGCTTGTTACGTGA